DNA from Arthrobacter sp. PvP023:
ATTGGAGTTTTGATGTCAGCACACATCGGTGTCACCGGCCTTGCGGTGATGGGGGCCAACCTTGCCCGCAACCTGGCCCGGAACGGCTTCACCGTTGCCCTGCACAACAGGTCTGTTGAGAAGACTGACGCGCTGCTGGAAAAGCACGGACACGACGGCGACTTCGTGCGTACCGAAACCCTCCAGGAGCTTGTGGATTCCCTGGAAAAGCCGCGCCGCGTGCTCATCATGGTCAAGGCCGGCAAGCCGGTCGACTCCGTGATAGAGCAGCTTGAGCCCCTCTTGGAGGCAGGCGACATCATCATCGACGCCGGTAACTCGCACTACGAGGACACCCGCCGGCGCGAAGCCGCACTTGCGAAGAAGGACCTGCACTTCGTGGGCATCGGCGTGTCCGGCGGTGAGGAAGGCGCCCTGAACGGCCCGTCCATCATGCCCGGCGGTTCCAAGGAGTCCTACGACGCCCTCGGACCGCTGCTGGAAAAGATCGCCGCCCACGTTGACGGCAAGCCCTGCTGCGCCTGGATCGGTACCGACGGCGCGGGCCACTTCGTGAAGATGGTCCACAACGGCATCGAATACGCCGACATGCAGGTCATCGGCGAAGCCTTCGACCTCCTCCGCTCCGGTGCAGGCATCGAGCCGGCCGAGCAGTCCAAGATCTTCGCCGAATGGAACAAGGGTGAGCTCGCCTCCTTCCTGATCGAAATCTCCGCCGAGGTCCTCGGCCACGTGGATACCCGCACGGGCAAGCCGTTCGTCGACGTCGTGGTGGATGCCGCCGGCCAGAAGGGAACCGGCCGCTGGACTGTCATCTCGGCACTCGAGCTGGGATCCCCGACGTCGGGCATTGCCGAATCCGTGTTCGCACGCGCCCTCTCGTCCCAGGCCGAACAGCGCAAGCTGGCCCAGGAGCTGCTCGCCGGTGAGGAAATCGCCGTCGAGGTTCCGGAGACGTTCGTTGAGGACGTCCGCCAGGCGCTGTACGCCTCCAAGCTGGTTTCCTATGCCCAGGGCCTGGACATGCTGACCTCGGCCGCGAAGGAATACGGCTGGGACCTGAAGCTGGACGAGATCGCTTCGCTCTGGCGCGGCGGCTGCATTATCCGTGCGGAACTGCTGAAGGAAATCACCAAGGCCTACGCCGCGGACGAAAAGCCGGCCAACCTGCTGTTCGCACCGGCCTTCACCAAGGCCATCGCCGAGGTGCTGCCGGCCTGGCGCCGTGTTGTTGCCACTGCTGTGCAGCTGGGCATCCCCGTGCCGGTGTTCTCCTCCTCGCTGGCTTACTACGACGGCCTGCGCCGCAAGCGCCTGCCCGCCGCCGTAATCCAGGGCCAGCGCGACCTCTTCGGCGCGCACACCTACGGCCGCGTCGACGCCGAAGGCACTTTCCACACCCTCTGGGGCGAGGACAAGTCCGAAATCGAGGCAGTGGACACCCACTAGCTTCAACGCCACACCGGCTCAGACACCAACGGTGACATCAACGGCCGGCGCTTCCCGGATACTCTGGGAGGCGCCGGCCGTTGGGGTTAACGGGCTTTGTCCGTCCCATGGGCGCCGTCCGTTCACTGATTTGCCGTTTCCAAGGAGTGCAGCCCATGTCGCAGCCAGTAGCGTTTGTCACCGGTGCGTCCACCGGCATCGGGTTCGAGGCAGCCAGGAAGCTCAGTGGGCAGGGATTCACTGTTTATGCCGGGGCCCGTCGGGTTGAGAAGATGGAGCCGCTGAAAGCATTCGGCGTGAACGTACTGGCGCTGGACGTCACTGATGAAGCGTCCATGGCAGCAGCAGTGGGCGGAATCCTCGAGGCCCACGGCCGGATCGACGTCCTGGTGAACAACGCCGGCTACGGATCCTACGGATCGCTGGAAGAAGTGGAGCTGGCCGAAGGCCGGCGGCAGTTCGACGTCAACGTCTTTGGCCTGGCACGCATGACCCAGTTGGTCCTGCCGGCCATGCGCGCAGCGGCGCAGGGGAGGATCATCAACGTGTCCTCCATCGGCGGCAAGATGTACGAGCCCCTGGGGGCCTGGTACCACGCTACGAAGTTCGCGGTCGAGGGCCTGAGCGACTCGTTGCGCCTCGAACTCGCGCCCCACGGCATCAAGGTGTCAATCATCGAACCGGCGGGCACACAGACGGAGTGGGGCGCCATCTCCGGCGAGAGCCTGCTGGAAACGTCCGGGCACGGTCCCTACCGGGACCAGGCCAAAATCGTCGCGGCGGCGCTGGCCTCCACTGAAGGCTCCGGCATGTCCACGCATCCGGACGTCATTGCCGACGCCATTGTCCATGCCGCCACCGCCGCCCGGCCCAAGACCCGATACCCGGTGGGCAAGGGGGCGAGAGCCATCCTGACCCTGCGAAGGATCCTTCCGGACACCGTCTTCGACGTGGTGCTCTGGACGATCTACAAGCGGTTTGCCGCCTAGATCCGGTATTCGATGTAGTATTCGGCCGGATCCACGGCGGGCTTGGTTTCACGCTGGGCATCACGGTGGCGCCAGGTCGCCGGGACGCCGGTGATGATGGATTCCGGCGGAGCGTCTTTGACCACCACGGCATTGGCGCCCACGGCGCTGTCGCGTCCGATAGTGATGGGGCCCAGGATCTTGGCGCCGGCACCGATGGTCACGCGGTCCCCGATGGTGGGGTGCCGTTTGACCTTTGCCAGGGAGCGGCCGCCAAGGGTCACACCGTGATAGATCATGACGTCCTCACCGATTTCCGCTGTTTCGCCAATGACCACGCCCATGCCATGGTCAATGAAGAACCGCTTGCCGATCGTGGCGCCCGGGTGGATCTCGATCCCGGTCAGGAAGCGCGCAAGCTGCGAAATCAAGCGTGCAGGGAAGCGGAGCGAGGGATTCTGCCAGAGCTTGTGCGTGAGGCGGTGCGCCCAGATGGCGTGGAGGCCGGAGTAGGCGAAAAAGTTCTCAAAAGAACCTCGAGCCGCCGGATCGTGCGACCGGGCGGCGTCGAGGTCTTCCTTAAGTCTTGCGAAAAAGCTCACAAAGACCTTTCTACAGGAAACGGTGAATGTCGGGCTAAGGCTTAGCCCCGGATGTCGTCATAGAGCACGGTGGAGATGTAACGCTCGCCGAAGTCGCAGACAACAGCGACGATGAGCTTACCGGCGTTCTCCGGGCGCTTGGCGAGCTCGAGGGCTCCCCAGACGATTGCACCGGAGGAAATGCCGCCCAGGATGCCTTCCTTGACGCCGAGGTCGCGGGCAACGCGGACGGAGTCCTCCAGGGTGGCGTCCAGGACTTCGTCGTAGACGTTGGTGTCCAGGATTTCGGGAATGAAGTTGGCGCCGATGCCCTGGATCTTGTGCGGGCCGGGAGCGCCGCCGTTCAGGATGGCGGAGTCCTTCGGTTCGATGGCGACGATCTGGACGTCCGGTTTGCGTTCCTTCAGGACCTGGCCGACGCCGGTGACAGTGCCGCCGGTGCCGATGCCGGCGACGAAGATGTCCACCTTGCCGTCGGTGTCGGACCAGATTTCCTCGGCAGTGGTGGTGCGGTGGATCTCCGGGTTGGCTTCGTTGGCGAACTGCTGTGCCCAGATGGAGTTCTCCGTGTTGGCCACGATCTCCTGGGCCTTTTCCACGGCGCCCCGCATGCCTTCAGAGCCGGGGGTCAGGACGATTTCCGCGCCGAACGCGCGGAGCATGACTCGGCGTTCCGTCGACATGGTCTCCGGCATGGTCAGGATGACCTTGTAGCCGCGGGCCGCACCCACCATGGCCAAGGCGATGCCGGTGTTGCCGGAGGTGCCTTCGACGATGGTTCCGCCGGGCTTGAGGGCACCGGACTTCTCGGCGGCGTCGACAATGGCCACACCGATACGGTCCTTGACGCTGTTGGCCGGGTTGTAGAACTCGAGCTTGACCGCCACCTGGGCGTCGAGGCCCTCAGTCAGCCGGTTGAGCCTTACCAGCGGGGTGCCGCCGACAAGCTGGGTGACGTCGTCGTAGATCCGTGCCATGTATTTGTGCCTATCTCTGAAGAGTTCTCTGAACAGCGAATACTGAGGTCAGCCTAACGAGGGCGGCAGGACCGCTGCTAAGCATTAAGCCATGCAGAGTAATATTTCCGCGCCTTCGCCAGTTTCGGGTTGATGATCACCTGGCAGTAGCCCTGCTCCGGATGCTTGGCGTAATAGTCCTGATGGAAATCCTCCGCCACATGGAACACGGGCAGCCTGCTGACCTCGGTAACGATCGGATGCGCCCACAGCGCCTGGTTCCGTTCGATGGCTTCTTCGAAGAGGATCTTTTCTTCCGTGGTCTCGTAGAACATGGAGGAGCGGTACTGGGTGCCGACGTCGTAGCCCTGGCGGTTGAGCGTGGTGGGATCGTGAAGGGCAAAGAACATGTCCAGGATGACTTCTGCCGGGATCACGTCCTCCTCGAAACTGACCGCAACCACTTCGGCATGTCCTGTGGTGCCCGAGCAGACCGAGTAATAGTCCGGATGGCGGTCGTGGCCGCCGGTGTAGCCCGAAATGACCGACGTGACCCCTTTGGTTTTTTGGTAGACGGCGTCAAGGCACCAG
Protein-coding regions in this window:
- the msrA gene encoding peptide-methionine (S)-S-oxide reductase MsrA; the protein is MKTFVLGGGCFWCLDAVYQKTKGVTSVISGYTGGHDRHPDYYSVCSGTTGHAEVVAVSFEEDVIPAEVILDMFFALHDPTTLNRQGYDVGTQYRSSMFYETTEEKILFEEAIERNQALWAHPIVTEVSRLPVFHVAEDFHQDYYAKHPEQGYCQVIINPKLAKARKYYSAWLNA
- the gndA gene encoding NADP-dependent phosphogluconate dehydrogenase: MSAHIGVTGLAVMGANLARNLARNGFTVALHNRSVEKTDALLEKHGHDGDFVRTETLQELVDSLEKPRRVLIMVKAGKPVDSVIEQLEPLLEAGDIIIDAGNSHYEDTRRREAALAKKDLHFVGIGVSGGEEGALNGPSIMPGGSKESYDALGPLLEKIAAHVDGKPCCAWIGTDGAGHFVKMVHNGIEYADMQVIGEAFDLLRSGAGIEPAEQSKIFAEWNKGELASFLIEISAEVLGHVDTRTGKPFVDVVVDAAGQKGTGRWTVISALELGSPTSGIAESVFARALSSQAEQRKLAQELLAGEEIAVEVPETFVEDVRQALYASKLVSYAQGLDMLTSAAKEYGWDLKLDEIASLWRGGCIIRAELLKEITKAYAADEKPANLLFAPAFTKAIAEVLPAWRRVVATAVQLGIPVPVFSSSLAYYDGLRRKRLPAAVIQGQRDLFGAHTYGRVDAEGTFHTLWGEDKSEIEAVDTH
- the cysK gene encoding cysteine synthase A — encoded protein: MARIYDDVTQLVGGTPLVRLNRLTEGLDAQVAVKLEFYNPANSVKDRIGVAIVDAAEKSGALKPGGTIVEGTSGNTGIALAMVGAARGYKVILTMPETMSTERRVMLRAFGAEIVLTPGSEGMRGAVEKAQEIVANTENSIWAQQFANEANPEIHRTTTAEEIWSDTDGKVDIFVAGIGTGGTVTGVGQVLKERKPDVQIVAIEPKDSAILNGGAPGPHKIQGIGANFIPEILDTNVYDEVLDATLEDSVRVARDLGVKEGILGGISSGAIVWGALELAKRPENAGKLIVAVVCDFGERYISTVLYDDIRG
- a CDS encoding oxidoreductase encodes the protein MSQPVAFVTGASTGIGFEAARKLSGQGFTVYAGARRVEKMEPLKAFGVNVLALDVTDEASMAAAVGGILEAHGRIDVLVNNAGYGSYGSLEEVELAEGRRQFDVNVFGLARMTQLVLPAMRAAAQGRIINVSSIGGKMYEPLGAWYHATKFAVEGLSDSLRLELAPHGIKVSIIEPAGTQTEWGAISGESLLETSGHGPYRDQAKIVAAALASTEGSGMSTHPDVIADAIVHAATAARPKTRYPVGKGARAILTLRRILPDTVFDVVLWTIYKRFAA
- the epsC gene encoding serine O-acetyltransferase EpsC, which codes for MSFFARLKEDLDAARSHDPAARGSFENFFAYSGLHAIWAHRLTHKLWQNPSLRFPARLISQLARFLTGIEIHPGATIGKRFFIDHGMGVVIGETAEIGEDVMIYHGVTLGGRSLAKVKRHPTIGDRVTIGAGAKILGPITIGRDSAVGANAVVVKDAPPESIITGVPATWRHRDAQRETKPAVDPAEYYIEYRI